In the Malania oleifera isolate guangnan ecotype guangnan chromosome 1, ASM2987363v1, whole genome shotgun sequence genome, one interval contains:
- the LOC131160719 gene encoding filament-like plant protein 7: MDHKTWLWRKKSTEKDATEKAKKGNEEEVIVTEKEEREGDFKVLSDKLSSALSECNAKDDLVKKNAKIAQEAIAGWEKAETEAVSLKQELDKALQQRVALEERASHLDAALKECMQQLRFVREEQEQRIHDAVTRTSTEFQKTQMVLEEKLDEGRKRISKLGIENTHLSKALAEKEKLIEDLNVCRTQAETDFNALMTRLGSTEKGNTSLKYEVRVLEKELEIRNEEREFNRRTADASHKQHLESMKKIAKLESECQRLRLLVRKRLPGPAALAKMRNEVELLGKDPSEIRRRKLSSSPLGFTVDFVEDNSPDTPSKSINFMTEQLCTMEEENKTLKENFNKKTNELQFLRSMFARTASKLSQVEAKLEESSKGQTIMEPNRSSLISQELSVSSVSDIGSDDKVSCAESWASALISELEHFKNGKQKGPSSCKTVGVSEINLMDDFVEMEKLAIVSVDETSGSSEISSDKNNAIVGPLEGEFDGNSSRGVGREIVPVSDCTSLSVSEPETQSKDLEISKVPGWLQDVLKVVLEQFHLTQRNPDEILEDIRVALAHVNHSSPRRLIDAIEILNHPHGSNSLHGDGIFKGKPPVMDSSYRETDVDISPIEDSKQFQPNLNKSISKMIELIEGISLPSLEYNQDIMPGKDSSFLPYKISETSSGYMVRVFQWKTSELGVVLQEFVRTCYNLLNGKLNLENFAHELTSALEWIVNHCFSLQDVSSMRDAIKKQFDWESESEVESGMISQFSEAERLRVSKEQSCFPQSAALNGHNILFEMEDLQFDMKEDIMKLKDQLMNMELTKKDLEERLRAATDQSESSMFKLQESGKKTASLQTELENLKESKGMIEHQVENHRSMNEDLDRQLSVARAELNEARQKLSSLEVGLKNKNNSCEELEATCLELQLQLESLMKKDIPKNDMGKEEKSLRTDWEITAASEKLAECQETILNLGKQLKALASPREAALFDKVISTPADTNITTPTTTTPKNKNTNQRSSLLDQMLAEDDAAVMDLSSPKTKEIICTSNPQKSTALQDGDFKSAFAPNGLKELPEMLPIVNGIKHKGDEAAVGSLAIVPSKKQGGGGLLRKLLWRRKKGNSKKMALPLPA; encoded by the exons ATGGACCACAAGACTTGGCTTTGGAGGAAAAAATCTACTGAGAAGGATGCAACTGAGAAAGCAAAGAAAGGAAATGAAGAAGAG GTAATTGTgactgaaaaagaagaaagggaggGAGATTTTAAAGTTTTGAGTGATAAGCTTTCTTCTGCCCTCTCTGAATGTAATGCTAAAGATGATCTGGTGAAGAAAAATGCAAAAATTGCACAGGAGGCCATTGCAG GATGGGAGAAGGCAGAGACAGAAGCAGTTTCCCTAAAGCAAGAATTGGATAAAGCTTTACAACAGAGAGTAGCTCTTGAAGAGAGGGCATCTCATTTAGATGCAGCCTTGAAGGAATGTATGCAGCAGCTACGTTTTGTTCGAGAAGAGCAGGAGCAAAGGATTCATGATGCTGTGACAAGGACATCAACAGAATTTCAAAAAACCCAGATGGTTTTGGAGGAGAAGTTAGATGAAGGCAGGAAGAGAATTTCCAAATTAGGCATTGAGAATACCCATCTTAGTAAAGCTCTTGCGGAAAAGGAAAAGTTAATTGAAGATTTGAATGTATGTAGGACTCAGGCAGAAACTGATTTCAATGCATTGATGACTAGACTGGGTTCCACAGAGAAAGGCAATACTTCTTTGAAATATGAGGTTCGAGTGCTTGAGAAGGAGCTTGAGATTCGAAATGAGGAGAGAGAATTCAATCGTCGAACAGCTGATGCATCACACAAGCAACACTTGGAGAGTATGAAGAAAATTGCAAAATTAGAATCAGAATGTCAGAGGCTACGTCTCCTTGTTCGAAAGCGGTTGCCAGGGCCTGCTGCTTTGGCAAAAATGAGGAATGAAGTTGAATTGCTGGGAAAGGATCCCTCtgaaataagaagaagaaagttgaGTTCTAGCCCACTTGGTTTCACCGTGGACTTTGTGGAGGACAACTCTCCTGATACTCCCAGCAAAAGCATCAACTTTATGACTGAGCAGTTATGTACCATGGAAGAAGAGAACAAGACTCTCAAAGAAAACTTTAATAAGAAAACAAATGAACTTCAATTCTTAAGAAGCATGTTTGCTCGTACAGCTTCAAAGCTCTCACAAGTTGAGGCAAAGCTTGAAGAATCATCAAAAGGCCAAACAATCATGGAGCCCAATAGGTCCAGTCTAATATCGCAAGAACTCTCTGTGTCATCAGTGTCTGATATTGGCAGTGATGATAAGGTTAGCTGTGCTGAATCTTGGGCTTCTGCTCTGATTTCTGAATTGGAGCACTTCAAAAATGGCAAACAGAAGGGGCCATCATCATGTAAAACAGTCGGTGTTTCGGAAATTAATCTGATGGACGACTTTGTTGAGATGGAAAAGTTGGCTATAGTTTCTGTAGATGAGACGTCTGGAAGTTCTGAGATTTCTTCTGATAAAAATAATGCAATTGTTGGCCCCTTGGAAGGAGAGTTTGATGGGAATTCATCAAGAGGAGTGGGAAGGGAGATAGTTCCAGTATCTGACTGCACATCTCTCAGTGTCTCAGAGCCAGAAACCCAGTCCAAAGATTTGGAAATCAGCAAGGTTCCTGGTTGGCTTCAGGATGTTCTGAAAGTGGTCTTAGAGCAATTCCATCTCACACAAAGAAACCCTGATGAAATACTTGAAGATATTCGAGTTGCTTTGGCACATGTTAATCATTCAAGCCCCAGAAGATTAATTGATGCTATAGAAATCTTGAACCATCCCCATGGATCAAATTCCCTACATGGGGATGGCATCTTCAAGGGGAAACCTCCAGTTATGGATTCATCCTATAGAGAAACAGATGTTGACATCTCCCCAATAGAGGACAGCAAGCAGTTCCAGCCAAATCTAAATAAATCAATAAGTAAAATGATTGAGCTTATTGAAGGGATCAGTTTACCTTCTCTGGAATATAATCAGGACATCATGCCAGGGAAGGATAGTAGCTTTTTACCGTATAAGATTTCAGAAACATCTTCAGGCTACATGGTTCGTGTCTTCCAGTGGAAAACTTCTGAACTTGGTGTCGTTTTACAGGAGTTTGTTCGTACTTGTTATAATTTATTGAATGGAAAGCTTAATCTTGAAAATTTTGCCCATGAATTAACTTCTGCTTTGGAATGGATTGTGAACCACTGTTTTTCTCTTCAAGATGTTTCAAGCATGAGGGATGCAATCAAGAAGCAGTTTGATTGGGAAAGTGAAAGTGAAGTGGAAAGTGGAATGATCAGTCAATTTTCAGAAGCAGAGAGATTACGTGTTTCTAAAGAACAGTCATGTTTTCCCCAAAGTGCTGCTTTGAATGGGCATAATATCTTGTTCGAAATGGAAGATCTTCAGTTTGACATGAAAGAAGATATTATgaaattaaaagatcagttgatGAATATGGAGTTGACCAAAAAGGATTTGGAAGAGAGGTTACGTGCAGCAACTGATCAGAGTGAATCTTCAATGTTTAAACTGCAGGAATCTGGAAAAAAAACTGCAAGCTTGCAAACAGAGttagaaaatttaaaagaatcgAAGGGAATGATTGAGCATCAGGTTGAAAATCACAGGTCAATGAATGAAGATCTTGATAGACAACTCTCAGTTGCCAGAGCTGAACTAAATGAGGCTCGCCAAAAGCTTTCTTCTCTTGAAGTAGGACTAAAGAACAAAAATAACAGTTGTGAAGAATTGGAGGCCACGTGTCTTGAACTACAGCTCCAGCTAGAAAG TTTGATGAAGAAGGATATTCCGAAGAATGACATGGGTAAAGAAGAGAAGTCACTCCGAACG GATTGGGAGATCACAGCAGCATCAGAAAAGCTGGCAGAATGCCAAGAAACAATCCTCAACCTAGGGAAGCAGTTGAAGGCCTTGGCATCACCAAGGGAAGCCGCCCTTTTTGATAAGGTCATCTCGACCCCTGCAGATACAAATATCACAACCCCAACGACCACCACCCCCAAGAATAAGAACACGAACCAGCGGTCCTCTCTACTGGATCAAATGTTGGCAGAGGATGATGCTGCAGTGATGGATCTCAGTTCCCCCAAGACTAAAGAAATCATTTGCACGTCGAACCCTCAGAAGTCGACAGCCCTTCAAGATGGCGATTTTAAATCCGCTTTTGCTCCCAATGGGCTGAAAGAGCTTCCAGAAATGCTTCCCATTGTAAATGGTATTAAACACAAGGGTGATGAAGCTGCTGTCGGCTCTCTGGCCATTGTGCCAAGCAAAAAGCAAGGAGGTGGAGGTTTGTTGAGAAAGCTATTGTGGAGGAGAAAGAAAGGTAACAGCAAGAAAATGGCCCTTCCCCTTCCTGCCTAA